A stretch of Rhizobium sp. TH2 DNA encodes these proteins:
- a CDS encoding septal ring lytic transglycosylase RlpA family protein, whose amino-acid sequence MKKIIHTAAFAATIIATTALSTNAAFAKNGCGGASWYALHSRTASGERMNPKRLTAAHRSMRFGTKLKVTNPRNGKSVIVRINDRGPFIRGRILDLSKAAASQIGMISSGHAKVCYETVSR is encoded by the coding sequence TTGAAAAAAATAATCCACACTGCGGCGTTCGCCGCGACAATCATCGCGACGACGGCACTCTCCACGAACGCAGCATTCGCCAAAAACGGTTGTGGCGGCGCGTCCTGGTACGCTCTCCATTCCCGGACTGCATCCGGCGAGCGTATGAACCCTAAAAGGCTTACGGCGGCACATCGTTCCATGCGTTTTGGCACAAAGCTGAAAGTCACCAATCCCCGCAACGGCAAGAGCGTCATCGTACGTATCAACGATCGCGGCCCATTTATCAGGGGACGCATACTCGATCTTTCCAAGGCGGCTGCCAGCCAGATCGGCATGATCAGCTCCGGCCACGCCAAGGTCTGTTACGAGACTGTCAGCCGCTAA
- a CDS encoding glutathione S-transferase family protein: protein MPVLYHHSMSTASRFVRLIFAEYGFQAELIEEQPWEKRRDFIALNPAGTVPVYLDDNMRTLCGATIISEFMDETSGVLKRDRRLLAEDPFQRAEIRRLTEWFLFKAEQDVTRPLVRERVYKLQMTPDHGGGAPDSKILRTSRNNIRQHMRYLAWLAGSRTWLAGERLSYADLAGAATISVLDYLGEVDWNEWPQVKEWYQRLKSRPSFRPLLNDRVRGVTPVSHYADLDF, encoded by the coding sequence ATGCCTGTTCTTTATCACCACTCCATGTCCACCGCCTCGCGCTTCGTGCGCCTGATCTTCGCGGAATACGGCTTCCAGGCGGAACTGATCGAGGAACAGCCTTGGGAAAAGCGCAGGGATTTCATTGCCTTGAATCCCGCCGGAACTGTGCCCGTCTATCTCGACGACAATATGCGGACGCTCTGCGGTGCCACGATCATCTCGGAGTTCATGGACGAGACCAGCGGCGTTTTGAAGCGGGACCGCCGACTGCTCGCCGAGGACCCTTTCCAGCGCGCGGAAATCCGCCGGCTGACCGAGTGGTTTCTGTTCAAGGCCGAACAGGACGTGACGCGGCCCCTGGTGCGCGAGCGTGTCTACAAGCTGCAGATGACGCCGGACCATGGCGGTGGCGCGCCCGATTCGAAAATTCTGCGCACCTCGCGCAACAATATCCGCCAGCACATGCGCTATCTCGCCTGGCTTGCGGGCTCACGCACATGGCTTGCGGGCGAACGGCTGTCCTATGCCGATCTCGCCGGTGCCGCGACAATCTCCGTCCTCGATTATCTCGGCGAGGTCGACTGGAACGAGTGGCCGCAGGTCAAGGAATGGTACCAGAGGCTCAAATCGCGCCCGAGCTTCCGGCCGCTGCTCAACGACCGGGTGCGCGGCGTCACGCCGGTATCGCACTATGCCGACCTCGATTTCTAA
- a CDS encoding imelysin family protein encodes MKSFVWLAALLSLSLFAQPASALDDAKARQVMANAVDGYVRPAYKDFREKAAALVSETGKFCAAPSDDGLKSAQARFAETVASWGRIEFLREGPVMQQNRLERILFYPDRKSTGLKQVQALLAKPDETVTDAAKLKDRSVAIQGLGAFEFLFFGTDPEVIVSERDPFRCRYGLAIAGNVEIIAGELQAAWDAPDGVAKDWKNPSADNPIYRDSKEQVSALIGVAVHGVEMVRDQRIKHFYKGRDSKASPKLAVYWRSGLTMTALAANADGLTKFWNATKITLIMDKDMGSLADSAGFDLHAAANALGRMEQPTAARLKDDEYLGKLDFIEFNLKDAMTRIDNDVGGAVGLGAGFSFADGD; translated from the coding sequence ATGAAATCATTCGTCTGGCTTGCAGCGTTGCTCTCGCTCTCCCTTTTCGCGCAGCCGGCCTCCGCTCTCGATGACGCCAAGGCGAGGCAGGTCATGGCAAATGCTGTCGATGGTTATGTCCGGCCGGCCTACAAGGATTTCCGTGAGAAAGCGGCCGCGCTCGTCTCCGAGACAGGCAAGTTTTGCGCCGCACCGAGCGATGACGGCCTGAAGTCCGCGCAGGCCCGTTTCGCAGAGACCGTCGCCAGTTGGGGCCGTATCGAATTCCTGCGCGAAGGCCCCGTGATGCAGCAGAACCGGCTCGAACGCATCCTGTTCTATCCCGACCGCAAGTCGACCGGGCTCAAACAGGTACAGGCCCTGCTCGCAAAACCGGACGAGACGGTCACCGATGCAGCGAAGCTCAAGGATCGCAGCGTCGCGATTCAGGGTCTCGGCGCGTTCGAGTTCCTGTTTTTCGGCACCGATCCGGAAGTCATCGTCTCGGAGAGGGATCCATTCCGCTGCCGCTACGGGCTGGCGATCGCAGGCAATGTCGAGATCATTGCTGGTGAACTCCAGGCGGCCTGGGATGCGCCGGACGGCGTCGCCAAGGACTGGAAGAACCCCTCCGCCGACAATCCCATCTATCGCGACAGCAAGGAGCAGGTCTCGGCGCTGATCGGCGTTGCCGTGCATGGCGTGGAAATGGTGCGCGATCAGCGAATCAAGCATTTTTACAAGGGCCGGGATTCCAAGGCGTCGCCGAAGCTGGCGGTCTATTGGCGATCTGGCCTGACGATGACGGCGCTGGCGGCCAATGCCGATGGACTGACCAAATTCTGGAACGCCACCAAGATTACCCTGATCATGGACAAGGACATGGGCTCACTCGCGGATTCGGCCGGCTTCGACCTGCATGCTGCAGCCAATGCGCTCGGCAGAATGGAGCAGCCGACGGCAGCGCGCCTCAAGGACGACGAGTATCTCGGCAAGCTCGATTTCATCGAATTCAATCTCAAGGATGCGATGACGCGCATAGACAATGATGTCGGCGGCGCCGTGGGTCTTGGTGCCGGCTTCTCCTTCGCGGATGGCGACTGA
- a CDS encoding DUF1513 domain-containing protein has translation MITPLLSKREFLKAAGAGFAASLLPRQADALARADAVFAAAFMAKDESYGVALLTEQGREISRIALPDRGHDVCFDTTSARAVAFARRPGTFALVFDTQTGEPVKLIEAAEDRHFFGHGVFSPDGKLLYVSENDFDNYSGMIGLYDARSGYRKVGEFPAHGMDTHDIQLIEGGRYLAIANGGIKQHPDTGRAKLNIDHMEPSLVIVDLADGRLVEKHDMPDDIRQLSTRHMDLDAKGRVWFGCQFEGARNRHPQLLGSFRRGEDVRFIDIPEPVLKGFDNYVGSVTVNRDAGLVAISSPQGGQWAAFDTDTGKVAYEEKIPGVCGLAREEKLFVRSTETGEFGAAKSELAWDNHITRLR, from the coding sequence ATGATCACGCCCTTGCTGAGCAAGCGCGAATTCCTCAAGGCGGCAGGCGCAGGCTTCGCCGCTTCGCTGCTACCGCGACAGGCCGATGCATTGGCAAGGGCGGACGCGGTTTTCGCTGCCGCCTTCATGGCCAAGGACGAGAGCTACGGGGTGGCGCTACTGACCGAACAGGGCCGGGAGATCAGCCGCATCGCGCTTCCCGATCGCGGCCATGATGTCTGCTTCGACACCACCTCGGCCCGCGCCGTGGCCTTCGCGCGCCGCCCCGGCACGTTCGCGCTGGTGTTCGACACGCAAACCGGCGAGCCGGTGAAGCTGATCGAAGCGGCGGAGGACCGGCACTTCTTCGGCCACGGCGTGTTTTCACCCGATGGCAAGCTGCTCTATGTCTCGGAGAACGACTTCGACAATTACTCGGGCATGATCGGACTTTACGACGCGCGATCCGGTTACCGGAAGGTCGGCGAATTCCCGGCGCATGGGATGGATACGCATGATATCCAGTTGATCGAGGGCGGGCGCTATCTCGCCATCGCCAATGGTGGCATCAAGCAGCACCCCGATACCGGCCGCGCCAAGCTCAATATCGACCATATGGAGCCGTCACTAGTCATCGTCGATCTTGCCGATGGGCGGCTGGTCGAAAAGCACGATATGCCGGACGATATCCGCCAGCTTTCGACGCGCCATATGGATTTGGACGCCAAGGGCCGTGTGTGGTTCGGCTGCCAGTTCGAAGGCGCACGCAACCGCCACCCGCAATTGCTCGGCAGCTTCCGCCGTGGCGAAGACGTGCGCTTCATAGATATCCCGGAGCCGGTGCTCAAGGGTTTCGACAATTATGTCGGCTCCGTCACCGTCAACCGCGATGCGGGGCTTGTCGCGATCTCCTCTCCACAGGGCGGGCAATGGGCGGCATTCGACACGGATACCGGCAAGGTGGCCTATGAGGAAAAGATCCCCGGCGTCTGCGGGCTGGCGCGCGAGGAAAAGCTGTTCGTGCGCTCGACGGAGACGGGCGAATTCGGCGCGGCGAAATCCGAGCTTGCCTGGGACAATCACATCACGCGGCTGCGCTAA
- a CDS encoding di-heme oxidoredictase family protein, whose amino-acid sequence MKKQWLMALPALALVPALYGAFALATGSSELTAAEAARVEAVLKPTTDFSQAEEFEALQAGAATSIEEPDRLAFSHFSTNLPEDRRMDFRLGNALFRKLWVASPSSTQASDGLGPFYNARSCEQCHKDDGRGTPPDGKNPGTMFLRLARPAATDEERAFLAETMAPNFADPVYGTQLQDKAIAGIKAEGQMKVTYSDLPFTFPDGSVVTLRKPDYSITDLRYGPLDKTTTLSPRIAPQMIGLGLIEAIPEVQLRAHADPDDADKDGISGKLNIVGSLDGKTRIGRFGWKAETALIGDQVAHAFAGDIGISTSAIDRPHGDCTSAEVDCLALATGEQERLGKSEAPDPILELVTHYSKHLAVPARRKSGFPDVLRGKELFYASGCIACHTPKFVTAKDAAFKEFRFQLIWPYSDFLLHDMGDGLADGQVVGGATGREWRTAPLWGIGLTSTVTGKTFFLHDGRARTLEEAILWHGGEAAKTRDNYAKLSRTDREKLIAFLESL is encoded by the coding sequence ATGAAAAAGCAATGGCTGATGGCCCTGCCGGCGCTGGCACTCGTGCCGGCGCTCTATGGCGCTTTCGCTCTGGCGACCGGCAGCAGCGAATTGACCGCTGCTGAGGCGGCGCGGGTCGAGGCGGTGCTGAAGCCGACGACGGATTTCTCCCAGGCAGAGGAATTCGAGGCGTTGCAGGCGGGCGCGGCAACCTCAATCGAAGAGCCCGACCGCCTCGCCTTCTCGCATTTCTCCACTAACCTGCCGGAGGACCGGCGGATGGATTTCCGCCTCGGCAATGCGCTGTTCCGCAAATTGTGGGTCGCCTCGCCATCCTCGACCCAGGCTTCGGATGGGCTCGGGCCGTTCTACAATGCGCGTTCCTGCGAGCAGTGTCACAAGGATGACGGCCGCGGCACGCCGCCGGATGGCAAGAATCCTGGCACGATGTTCCTGCGGTTGGCAAGGCCGGCCGCCACGGATGAAGAGCGGGCGTTTCTTGCCGAGACGATGGCGCCGAATTTTGCCGATCCGGTCTACGGCACTCAGTTGCAGGACAAAGCGATTGCCGGCATCAAGGCCGAGGGACAGATGAAAGTCACCTATTCGGACCTGCCCTTCACCTTTCCAGACGGCAGCGTCGTGACGCTGCGCAAGCCGGACTATTCCATAACCGATCTCCGGTACGGCCCGCTCGACAAGACCACGACGCTCTCGCCCCGCATCGCGCCGCAGATGATCGGGCTCGGCCTGATCGAGGCTATTCCCGAGGTGCAATTGCGCGCGCATGCAGATCCCGATGACGCCGACAAGGACGGCATATCCGGCAAGCTCAACATCGTGGGCAGCCTCGACGGCAAAACGCGGATTGGGCGTTTCGGCTGGAAGGCGGAGACGGCGCTGATCGGCGACCAGGTGGCACATGCTTTTGCCGGCGATATCGGCATCTCGACATCGGCGATCGACCGGCCGCATGGCGATTGCACCAGCGCTGAGGTTGACTGTCTGGCGTTGGCGACCGGGGAGCAAGAGCGACTGGGCAAGAGCGAGGCGCCGGACCCGATCCTCGAACTCGTCACGCATTATTCCAAGCATCTGGCGGTTCCGGCGCGGCGGAAATCCGGTTTTCCCGATGTGCTCAGGGGCAAGGAACTGTTCTACGCATCCGGCTGCATCGCCTGCCACACGCCAAAATTCGTCACGGCAAAGGATGCGGCATTCAAGGAATTCCGGTTCCAGCTGATCTGGCCCTATTCGGATTTCCTGCTGCACGACATGGGCGACGGCCTGGCCGATGGCCAGGTCGTGGGGGGTGCGACAGGAAGGGAGTGGCGCACTGCGCCGCTCTGGGGTATTGGGCTGACGAGCACCGTGACGGGCAAGACTTTCTTCCTGCACGATGGCCGGGCGCGGACACTTGAGGAAGCCATTCTCTGGCATGGCGGCGAAGCGGCGAAGACCCGGGACAATTATGCGAAACTCTCGCGGACCGACCGCGAAAAGCTGATCGCCTTTCTGGAGTCGCTTTAG
- a CDS encoding RsmB/NOP family class I SAM-dependent RNA methyltransferase — translation MRLGGRLAGAIEVLHDIETRRRPVADALKDWGLSRRFAGSGDRAAVGNIVYDALRMKLSHAWLMDGASPSAIAHSVMFRQWGISPEKLATELDGDKFAPEPLDPLSLAAFQSRNLSDAPAHIQGDIPEWVVPLFEENFGDNWLREAQALALRPSLDLRANTLRATRDKVVSALEEAHAVPSPIAREGIRIPSGEGPSRLPNVTAELSFAKGWFEVQDEGSQIVADLVMAKDSEQILDYCAGGGGKTLALSAIMHNKGQIHAFDADRKRLAPIIERLRRAGTRNVQVHEREKDLAHLVGKCDRVLIDAPCTGTGTWRRRPDTKWRLTQKNLDERINQQRQVLESAAPYVRPGGMLCYVTCSVLPDENQKQVANFIASDPSFELVSALEGWQALFGATGVAPLSHDGMTVTLSPALTDTDGFFFAMMRKKG, via the coding sequence ATGCGTTTGGGCGGTCGCCTGGCGGGGGCCATAGAGGTCCTCCACGATATCGAGACCCGTCGCCGGCCAGTGGCCGACGCGCTCAAGGACTGGGGCCTGTCGCGGCGTTTCGCGGGCTCCGGCGACAGGGCCGCTGTGGGCAATATCGTCTACGACGCGCTGCGCATGAAGCTCTCCCATGCCTGGCTGATGGATGGCGCAAGCCCTTCGGCAATCGCCCATTCGGTGATGTTTCGCCAGTGGGGCATCTCTCCCGAAAAGCTCGCTACAGAACTCGACGGCGACAAGTTCGCACCCGAGCCGCTCGATCCGCTGAGCCTCGCCGCGTTCCAATCCCGCAATCTTTCCGACGCGCCAGCCCATATCCAGGGCGACATTCCCGAATGGGTCGTGCCGCTGTTCGAGGAGAACTTCGGCGACAACTGGCTGAGAGAAGCCCAGGCGCTGGCGCTCCGCCCCTCGCTCGATCTTCGCGCCAATACGCTGCGTGCCACCCGCGACAAGGTCGTGTCGGCGCTTGAGGAAGCCCATGCCGTCCCCTCGCCGATCGCCCGCGAAGGCATCCGCATTCCCTCCGGCGAAGGCCCCTCGCGGCTGCCGAATGTGACGGCCGAGCTTTCCTTCGCCAAGGGCTGGTTCGAAGTGCAGGACGAGGGCTCGCAGATCGTTGCCGATCTCGTCATGGCAAAGGATAGCGAACAGATCCTCGACTATTGTGCAGGCGGCGGCGGCAAGACACTGGCGCTTTCGGCGATCATGCACAACAAGGGGCAGATCCACGCCTTCGACGCCGACCGCAAGCGGCTTGCGCCGATCATCGAACGGCTGCGCCGAGCCGGCACCCGCAATGTGCAGGTCCATGAGCGCGAAAAGGATCTCGCCCACCTCGTCGGCAAATGCGACCGCGTGCTGATCGATGCGCCCTGCACCGGAACCGGCACATGGCGCCGCCGCCCCGATACCAAATGGCGGCTGACGCAGAAGAACCTGGACGAGCGCATCAACCAGCAGCGCCAGGTGCTGGAGTCCGCTGCGCCCTACGTGCGGCCCGGCGGCATGCTCTGCTATGTCACCTGCTCGGTGCTTCCCGACGAGAACCAGAAGCAGGTCGCGAATTTCATCGCAAGCGATCCCAGTTTCGAATTGGTCTCGGCGCTGGAGGGCTGGCAGGCGCTGTTCGGCGCCACCGGCGTCGCACCGCTTTCGCATGACGGCATGACTGTAACGCTCTCGCCTGCGCTGACCGACACCGACGGCTTCTTCTTTGCCATGATGCGCAAGAAGGGCTGA
- the queG gene encoding tRNA epoxyqueuosine(34) reductase QueG yields MPTSISKDPKKLSEYAKRLARETGFDICRITSADTDAVLGENLSAFVDAGHHGTMAWLEETRERRASPMSLWPEAKSVIMLGMNYGPDHDPREDLQRKSVGNISVYARNRDYHDVIKGKLKEIGSRFAARSGAEIKVFVDTAPVMEKPLAAKAGLGWQGKHTNLLSREFGSWLFLGSIFTDAELIPDTPEVDHCGSCRACLDACPTNAFPAPYQIDARRCISYLTIEHKGPIAAEFRPQIGNRIYGCDDCLAACPWNKFAVAGHEMKLKARADLAAPPLAELLALDDPAFRSFFSGSPVKRIGRDRFIRNCLIAAGNSGDAALIEHCRRLLSDASPDVRAMAVWALSRLGGLETSRHLLSEETDENVLTELQQAENV; encoded by the coding sequence ATGCCGACCTCGATTTCTAAAGACCCGAAGAAACTCTCGGAATACGCCAAGCGGCTGGCGCGTGAAACCGGTTTCGACATTTGCAGGATCACGTCCGCCGATACCGACGCGGTGCTGGGCGAAAACCTCTCCGCCTTCGTCGATGCAGGCCATCACGGCACCATGGCGTGGCTCGAAGAAACGCGCGAGCGCCGCGCTTCGCCAATGAGCCTGTGGCCGGAGGCGAAGTCGGTCATCATGCTGGGCATGAACTACGGACCGGATCACGACCCGCGTGAAGATTTGCAGCGGAAAAGCGTGGGCAACATCTCCGTCTATGCCCGCAACCGCGACTACCACGACGTGATCAAGGGCAAATTGAAAGAGATCGGTAGTCGTTTTGCCGCCCGCAGCGGCGCGGAGATCAAGGTCTTCGTCGATACCGCGCCGGTGATGGAGAAGCCGCTTGCCGCCAAAGCGGGACTGGGCTGGCAAGGCAAGCATACCAATCTGCTGAGCCGGGAATTCGGCTCCTGGCTGTTTCTCGGCAGCATATTCACCGATGCCGAACTGATCCCCGATACGCCGGAGGTCGATCATTGCGGCTCCTGCCGGGCCTGTCTTGACGCCTGTCCGACGAACGCGTTCCCGGCGCCCTACCAGATCGACGCGCGGCGCTGCATTTCTTACCTGACGATAGAGCACAAGGGGCCGATCGCGGCCGAGTTCCGGCCCCAGATCGGTAATCGCATCTATGGCTGCGACGATTGCCTTGCGGCCTGTCCGTGGAACAAGTTCGCGGTCGCCGGCCACGAGATGAAGCTCAAGGCGCGCGCTGACCTTGCGGCTCCGCCGCTGGCCGAGTTACTGGCACTCGACGATCCGGCCTTCCGGAGCTTCTTTTCCGGCTCGCCGGTCAAGCGGATTGGTCGCGACCGTTTCATCCGCAATTGCCTGATTGCCGCCGGCAATTCGGGCGATGCTGCATTGATCGAACACTGTCGGCGCTTGCTGTCGGACGCCTCGCCTGATGTCCGGGCGATGGCGGTATGGGCACTCTCGCGTCTTGGAGGGCTTGAAACTTCGCGCCATTTGTTGTCGGAAGAGACCGACGAGAATGTGTTGACGGAATTGCAGCAAGCGGAGAATGTGTGA
- a CDS encoding SDR family oxidoreductase, whose product MRLLILGAGYSGKSIARICGPSFDEVFGTTRSAAKFAEVERAGAKPLVFDGATISPELIDAFAGATHLVQSISPGEYGDAFLKRFGDLKALAPNLQWIGYLSTIGVYGDRQGGWVDEDADLEPVSERSRERVIAEKEWLDAGEKIGVPVAILRLSGIYGPGRNQFLNLENGTARRLIKEGQVFNRIRVEDIGRFVQFLISLNYGGIYNVTDEEPAPAQDVVEYAARLMHVPVPPDVAFETAELSPMARSFYGESKRVSNAKATALGFEFLYPDYRDSLTKMWNENAWRSF is encoded by the coding sequence ATGAGGCTCCTGATCCTGGGCGCGGGCTATTCCGGCAAGTCGATTGCGCGGATCTGCGGGCCATCCTTCGACGAGGTTTTCGGCACGACCCGCTCGGCGGCCAAATTCGCCGAAGTCGAGCGCGCAGGTGCCAAGCCGCTGGTGTTCGACGGCGCTACAATTTCGCCCGAACTGATCGACGCCTTCGCCGGCGCCACGCATCTCGTGCAGTCCATCTCTCCGGGTGAGTACGGCGACGCTTTCCTCAAGCGCTTCGGCGATCTCAAGGCACTTGCGCCAAATCTCCAGTGGATCGGCTATCTCTCGACCATCGGCGTCTATGGCGACCGCCAGGGCGGCTGGGTGGACGAGGATGCCGATCTCGAACCGGTCTCCGAACGCTCGCGTGAGCGGGTGATCGCGGAGAAAGAGTGGCTCGATGCTGGCGAAAAGATCGGCGTGCCGGTGGCTATCCTGCGGCTCTCGGGCATCTACGGCCCCGGCCGCAATCAATTTCTCAACCTGGAAAACGGCACCGCACGGCGGCTGATCAAGGAAGGCCAGGTGTTCAACCGCATCCGTGTCGAGGATATCGGCCGCTTCGTCCAATTCCTGATCTCGCTGAATTATGGCGGCATATATAATGTGACCGACGAGGAGCCCGCGCCCGCGCAGGATGTCGTGGAATATGCCGCCCGGCTGATGCATGTGCCGGTGCCGCCGGACGTCGCCTTCGAGACCGCCGAACTCAGCCCCATGGCCCGCTCCTTCTATGGCGAGAGCAAGCGGGTATCGAACGCCAAGGCAACGGCGCTGGGCTTCGAGTTTCTCTATCCCGATTATCGGGATTCCCTGACCAAGATGTGGAACGAAAACGCCTGGCGGTCGTTCTGA
- a CDS encoding type II toxin-antitoxin system HipA family toxin has product MTSRESQPPEAYVWTWLPDATQPIVAGRLVPIEEEICFIYGRSYRENPEAIPLYLPELPLGSDLIRPMHGLAMPSAIRDASPDAWGRRVILNRASGHKGDALDELELDELTFLLESGSDRVGALDFQTSATHYVARGGAHASLGELLASAERVERNLPLSVELDQALHHGSSIGGARPKALIDDGAKKYIAKFSSSSDIYSVVKGEYIAMRLAALAGLSVPSVRLVQASGKDVLLVERFDRVNVAGTWRRRAMVSGLTMLELDEMQARYASYQDLAEIVRIRFTRVSETLRELFARISLNILVGNLDDHARNHAAFWDGSSLALTPAYDVCPQPRSGQEASQAMLISGQNRASQIASCLGAAPHFHLDSHQAIEIVAGQIRVIGENWRALCAEADLGEVDRALFWGRQFLNPYAFYNLEGAAVALADQATVYRAENG; this is encoded by the coding sequence ATGACTTCTAGAGAAAGCCAGCCACCTGAGGCCTATGTCTGGACATGGCTCCCGGATGCGACGCAGCCGATCGTCGCGGGCAGGCTCGTGCCGATCGAAGAGGAAATCTGCTTCATCTACGGTCGCTCATACCGGGAGAACCCCGAGGCGATACCGCTCTATCTGCCCGAACTGCCGCTCGGATCGGACTTGATCCGCCCAATGCACGGGCTCGCCATGCCGAGCGCGATCCGCGATGCTTCACCCGATGCATGGGGACGGCGCGTCATCCTCAACCGGGCATCCGGGCACAAGGGCGATGCTCTCGATGAGCTTGAGCTGGACGAACTCACCTTTCTCCTGGAATCCGGATCGGATCGCGTCGGGGCGCTCGACTTCCAGACCTCGGCCACGCATTACGTCGCGCGTGGCGGCGCCCATGCTTCGCTGGGCGAGCTCCTGGCATCCGCCGAACGCGTGGAGCGCAATCTGCCGCTCAGCGTGGAGCTCGACCAGGCCCTCCATCATGGCAGTTCCATCGGCGGGGCGAGACCCAAGGCTCTTATCGATGACGGAGCGAAAAAATACATCGCGAAATTCTCGAGCAGCAGCGATATCTACAGCGTCGTGAAGGGCGAATATATCGCGATGCGCCTGGCGGCACTCGCCGGGTTGAGCGTACCATCGGTGCGGTTGGTGCAGGCGTCCGGCAAGGACGTCCTGCTTGTCGAGCGTTTCGACCGCGTCAACGTTGCCGGCACATGGCGGCGCAGGGCGATGGTGTCGGGCTTGACCATGCTCGAACTCGATGAGATGCAGGCCCGATATGCGAGCTACCAGGATCTGGCCGAAATTGTGCGGATACGCTTCACACGGGTTTCCGAAACGCTTCGCGAGCTTTTTGCCCGAATAAGCTTGAATATCCTTGTCGGCAATCTCGATGATCATGCACGCAATCATGCGGCTTTCTGGGATGGCTCTTCCCTCGCGCTGACTCCGGCTTATGATGTCTGCCCGCAGCCGCGATCCGGGCAGGAGGCGAGCCAGGCCATGTTGATTTCCGGTCAGAACCGGGCGAGCCAGATCGCCAGCTGTCTTGGAGCGGCGCCGCATTTCCATCTCGATAGTCATCAAGCGATCGAGATCGTCGCGGGCCAGATCCGCGTGATCGGCGAGAACTGGCGCGCCCTATGCGCCGAAGCCGATCTGGGCGAGGTCGACCGCGCCCTGTTCTGGGGGCGGCAATTTCTCAACCCTTATGCCTTCTATAATCTCGAAGGCGCGGCCGTGGCATTGGCGGACCAGGCGACGGTCTACCGCGCAGAGAATGGTTAG
- a CDS encoding imelysin family protein, whose product MSRTLIRSAAFAFLAGASLIATAAGAATDPAAVVKHYAELGHAKYEDALITAKALDAAIDAFLAAPSEETQKAAKDAWIKARVPYQQTEAYRFGNAIVDDWEGKVNAWPLDEGLIDYVDKSYGTESDDNGQYTLNVIANPKFSIGGKEVDATKITPELLSGTLQEANETESNVATGYHAIEFLLWGQDLNGTGPGAGNRSYIDYDLKNCSNGNCDRRAAYLKAASTLLVSDLEFMVKQWAPDGDAAKAVTTDPTKGLSAMLTGMGSLSYGELAGERMKLGLLLHDPEEEHDCFADNTFNSHLNDAIGIDGVYTGKYTRVDGTKMEGPSLSDLVKEKDAALDTELTGKLNKTLDAMHAMAKRGETVEAYDQMIGDGNKDGNAVVQAAIDGLVDQTKSIERAISALNLGKIELEGSDSLDKPEAVFQ is encoded by the coding sequence ATGTCCAGGACCTTGATACGATCAGCCGCATTCGCATTCTTGGCAGGCGCATCGCTGATCGCGACCGCTGCCGGCGCCGCGACCGATCCTGCCGCCGTGGTCAAGCATTATGCCGAACTGGGCCATGCCAAGTATGAAGATGCGCTGATCACCGCCAAGGCGCTGGATGCCGCGATCGACGCCTTCCTCGCGGCACCTTCCGAAGAGACCCAGAAGGCGGCCAAGGACGCCTGGATCAAGGCTCGCGTTCCCTACCAGCAGACCGAAGCCTACCGCTTCGGCAATGCGATCGTCGATGATTGGGAAGGCAAGGTGAATGCCTGGCCGCTCGACGAAGGCCTGATCGACTATGTCGACAAGTCCTACGGCACCGAGAGCGACGACAACGGCCAGTATACGCTTAACGTCATCGCCAATCCGAAGTTCTCGATCGGCGGCAAGGAAGTCGATGCGACGAAGATCACGCCGGAACTGCTTTCAGGCACCCTGCAGGAAGCAAACGAAACCGAGTCCAACGTCGCGACCGGCTATCACGCGATCGAATTCCTGCTCTGGGGCCAGGACTTGAACGGCACCGGCCCGGGCGCCGGCAACCGGTCCTACATCGATTACGACCTCAAGAATTGCTCCAACGGCAATTGCGACCGACGCGCCGCCTATCTCAAGGCCGCCTCGACGCTTCTGGTCTCCGACCTCGAATTCATGGTCAAGCAATGGGCGCCGGATGGCGATGCCGCCAAGGCCGTGACCACCGATCCGACCAAGGGTCTGTCCGCCATGCTGACCGGCATGGGTTCGCTCTCCTACGGCGAACTGGCCGGCGAGCGCATGAAGCTCGGGCTGCTGCTGCATGACCCGGAGGAAGAGCACGATTGCTTCGCCGACAACACGTTCAACTCGCATCTCAACGATGCGATCGGCATCGACGGCGTCTATACCGGTAAATACACCCGCGTCGATGGCACGAAGATGGAAGGCCCATCGCTTTCCGATCTGGTGAAGGAAAAAGATGCGGCCCTCGACACCGAGCTGACCGGCAAGCTCAACAAGACGCTCGACGCCATGCACGCCATGGCCAAGCGTGGCGAGACGGTCGAAGCCTATGACCAGATGATCGGTGACGGCAACAAGGACGGCAATGCGGTGGTGCAGGCCGCGATCGACGGCCTTGTCGACCAGACCAAGTCTATCGAGCGTGCCATTTCCGCGCTGAACCTCGGCAAGATTGAACTTGAAGGTTCCGACAGCCTCGATAAACCTGAAGCCGTGTTCCAATAA